The genomic DNA ATTAATTCATTCTTCCGGTTCTCATCTTGAGCATTTTCAAACTCTGCTTTCCAAGAATCATGTAATTTTTCTAAATCAGAACAATCTAAACCAGTACAATAACTAATGCGATTAGATAATGCTGGTAATAGATTTTTTAATTCTTCACTATTAATCATAGCGTCTGCCATAGTAATATATATATCTTCTAAAACAATTGGTTGACCATTATACATAGGAATATTGATATGATTATGAAATGTATCTTGTAGTTCTGGGATGATAAAATATGCTTCTTTATGAATTAACCCTGTTACCCAAATACGATGATTATTGACATTTTCTTCATTTACTTGACCTTGCTGATAAAGATTAGAAAATATTTCTTCTGTGTTAGAAAACAGATAATTCTCAATATTCTGTGACTGTAAATCTAAATCAACAATAGCAAATAACTTATCAGGAGTTAAATATGAATTTTTACTATCTTCTTCATTTAATTCTAAAAGTTTAAAATAAGTATCTATAACTCCTGTCCGACCTTTACAGTTAAAAAATACTGGTATACCCTGACTCCAACTTCTAGGAACGCATTTTCTGTAAAAATTGGCATCTGGCATTCTTTCCATCTTCCCATAATTTACCACTGTTTTATTATCTAAAATACTACCTTGACCTTCACAAAGCACAACGATTTTATTAAAAATTCTCCTGTCTGTGAGGATTTTATTACAGTGTTTTACAAGTATTTCTTGATAACTATTCATAGATCAACCTGAGCAAATCTGATATATTATTGATTATTTGATTTAATTAGTTTTGGTTCAAGTTCTCTAACATGAGCAGGTGTAAGAGCTTGACATAATTCATAAGAATGAGTTGCTAGAATATATTGATTATTAGGAGACCATTGTTCTAAATCTGCTATTATTTGATACTGCCAATCTGGATGTAATGCAATTTCAATTTCATCCATTAAAACAATAGCATCTTCGATTTTATTATATTTTATCCACATATAAATACTTAATCTTTTCAATTCACCATGACTTAAATCTTCGGGATAAATTTCTATACTACTATCACCTTTATCTAGTTTAAATTTTACCTTAGAAAAGTCTTTGGCAATAGTGACTTTCTTATTAACTAAAATTAAATTTAGCTCATTTAATAAGTTTTTGTATCTATTACCATAATGACCTTCCGTATCAATAGCATCTCTAAAATCTTCATCTCTAGCGGTTGTAAATGCTTTAATTAATAAATCTACTGGAAAAAAATCATAAGTGAAAAGTCCTGGTAATTTAGATTTAGAATTTTGTAAATCTAAATCGTAATCTCTATGACTATTTTGTTCAAATAATAATCTTCTTGATGTTTGAGAAGTAAATAAAAATACTTGACTAATAGGAGCAGCTAAAAATATTTTTTGCTCAAGTTTCCTTAACCATTGCTTTGCTTGTTTTATATCTAAGTTATTATTTATTTGACAAAGTAAAACTTCATCTTCATCTTTACTTAAACCTGAAGAATAATTACAGATATATAACAAATTTTTATCAGATAAAAGACCAGATAGTTTTTGAATTACAACTTTTAATTTCGCTATATTTTTATAAAATTCATCAAGGTTAATTTTATATATTTCTAGTATATTTTCCAATCTTTGTTTCAATTCTTCAATAGTTGAGAATTTTCTTGGCTTAATAATATCAGCACTAATTAAATCACTCATAACTTCCATTAGTCGCTTATCCTTAATGGAATCACTGGCAATTTTTTGGTCAATTTCTAGTTTGTTAATTGCTTTTTCGATTTGTTCTATATCTTGTTCTGTTTTGTATATTTTATTTATAATATTTTCTATTTCCTGAAAATTAGATAATCCCAAATCATCATTATCTTTATAGCCGTTATCTTGCTGTTTTTCAATATAATTATTTTTACAAACTAAAAATCTGAGTTCAACTTCCTTCTCATCATCCCAGATATTTATAGTTGCTAATTCTCTTTCACTACTATCATCATTAACAACAAAACCTTGAAGTAAGTTTTTGATAAAAACCTTTCTTTCTGGATTTGTACAGCAATGTAATAAAATAAAAATCAATTGTAAAAGT from Okeanomitos corallinicola TIOX110 includes the following:
- a CDS encoding AAA family ATPase; translation: MKLLRIRVPDFRILKDVDIQFDKNFSPNIFPLGSQNGGGKSTLLQLIFILLHCCTNPERKVFIKNLLQGFVVNDDSSERELATINIWDDEKEVELRFLVCKNNYIEKQQDNGYKDNDDLGLSNFQEIENIINKIYKTEQDIEQIEKAINKLEIDQKIASDSIKDKRLMEVMSDLISADIIKPRKFSTIEELKQRLENILEIYKINLDEFYKNIAKLKVVIQKLSGLLSDKNLLYICNYSSGLSKDEDEVLLCQINNNLDIKQAKQWLRKLEQKIFLAAPISQVFLFTSQTSRRLLFEQNSHRDYDLDLQNSKSKLPGLFTYDFFPVDLLIKAFTTARDEDFRDAIDTEGHYGNRYKNLLNELNLILVNKKVTIAKDFSKVKFKLDKGDSSIEIYPEDLSHGELKRLSIYMWIKYNKIEDAIVLMDEIEIALHPDWQYQIIADLEQWSPNNQYILATHSYELCQALTPAHVRELEPKLIKSNNQ